DNA from Corvus hawaiiensis isolate bCorHaw1 chromosome 28, bCorHaw1.pri.cur, whole genome shotgun sequence:
GCAGGGGTGCTGTACCCCACGTACCGCATGGTCCTTCGCACTGGCAAGGGAGCTttgtgctgtccccaggccagGAGGGCAGAGTGACACCAGCCTGGGCTGCACGGACAGCCCGGCACTGAGCGGGGATCGTGCCTGGCTTCCCAAATAAACCGGTTGTTGCCTTTCCAGCCGCTCTCTCCGAAGGGTGATTCCCCtttccagcagtgcctgggatGGTCCCACCCCGTGTCCAGCTGTGgccctcccacagcccctgggcacAGAGACATTCCCAGAGGGGCCGGGAGCCCTGTGCCCTTTCCCAGGCGCAGAGGGACGGGATGTGACGTGTCCCCAAAAAGCTGCACCCGTGTGGCCACGACAGGAGCTCGGCCACAAGCCCGTGTGGCTTCCAGCAGAGCGGGAGCAGCAGAGGCCAACCCAGACCCCCTCCAAAGTCCCCAGTTCCTGTTCACCAGCAGCTTCAGGCCTTAAAAAAAAGGGTCCCAAGGTGGCTGCACCCCCGGCCACTCTGTGTCCCACGAGCACTGGCAGAGGCACAGTGGCAGCTGCGCCCCAGCACGTGGCACCCGTGGCACcgggcagggatgggacagggagagctgccagctggggccCTCCCGGGGGCACCGGCCCCGTGCCAGGACACTGGACTGCCCTGGGACACGGGGGAGGTGGTTTgtgtcccccccgccccggATATGCCATCCCCAGCACAGTGTGTTTGCTCAGCTGAAGGGTTTTGGGAATTAAGGCAGAGAGCCAGAGCTTTCTCCAAGCTTATAATGACCCGTGAAAAACCTTGGCTGGACCttacagagcagggacaggagggagccAGGATGGAGCCTCGTCTCCAAAGGCAGGGGCTCTCCTTAGAgggacccccagcccccagggatgagctgggatCCCTGCAAACACCACAGGAGAGTCCTGGGACAACCATCCAGCCCAGTTCCATGGGATGAGATGCTGGATGCACCTGAGCTCAACTTCCCCACGGCCTCTCTGGGTGGttttccccatcctgctcctccaggctgGCCTAATCATCAGTgggcagctggcagggctggaagtGCCGCTGGATCTCGGGGCGCACGTCCTCctgcacagggagagatggGGTAGGGgatggctgtgcccagagcccagagctgctgtcccctccctgtccccatgcccACATCCTACCgcctggcccagctgtgccagcactgggatGAGGCGCAGCAACTCCTCGTCCTGAGGGTCCCCAGACCACCGTGGCACCGAGATCCAGTTGGCAgcctggggggacagggagaaggTTGGATCCCGCACAGCCACGGAGCTCCCAGGGATTGGGACACATAAATTCCCCCCCTGGAGCCATAcctgggcagggaaaccctgcaTGGTGTGGTCCAGGGCCACCGTCTTTGCCAggtccctgcccaggcaggtcAGGTCTTTCCAGtagcagccctgggagcagacaCAGTCTGACTGGGAGAGGCAGTGCCTGGGGGGAGAGACAGAGCCATGGGGACCCCGCCCTGTCACACAGGGGGTCCCCAGCAGGGCACCACCAGCACCATCACCTGATCAGCTTCTTCTTGGGGTCCAGCACCTCCACGAGCTTCTTGGCGTAGTCCTGCTTCGCAGTGGTGTAGATGAAGATCTGGCAGAGAGAGGGTGAAGGTCCCTGCATGGCTGCCCAGGTCCCCCCCAACCCCCAGGCAGTGTCACCCCCCAGACCCCAGGGGCTCCGGGTACCTCGTAGGTCTTGGAAAGGCTCTCCAAGAACTCCTGCACGTGTGGACGCAGCTTCACGTGGACCTGGGAGGAAACAGCCTCTTGGAAAACCACCAGTAACCCTCATCCTGGCACCAAGGTGAGCCCCAAGGGGGGTTCAGTGCCCTCAGCAGGATCCCTCAGCCACCCTCACCACTGGGATTTTAGGGCCCCTTCCCTTCAGCTACAAGGGACATTGGCACAGAGGCCCCATGGGATGGCAGTGAAGAGCCGCATCATCCACGGCCCCAAAccacagctccccagcaccccccagaCCCACTGTCCCCACCCCAAGGCACCCACCTTGTAGGAACCTGCCTGGAAGTCCGTGGTGAAGGTGGCCGTGGCGTCGCGCTGCCCACGGGCGAGTAGAGAGGAGTAGAGCAGGGTCCCATCCTGTGGACAGGGACAgggtcagcccccagccccaggggctgcagagcccccccaggccccccccCAGCTCACCAGCTCCAGGACCAGGGTATGCTCCAACTTGCTCCGGATCTTCCGGGAACCACCCCTGCCAGGGGTCACGGTCCCAGGGATTGGCCTGGCAGGGGGGAAGGCAGAGGgtcagcactgctgggaggcTGTTGGACCACCCCCTTCCCCCCAGACATACTGGGGGGCTCTGGAGACCCCCCCCTCACActcacaggctgggggctgagggCACAGCAGGGTCCTGATGCTCAACTTCGGGGAGCCCTGAGAAATAGGAGcccccggggcagggcagggatgtggggctcgaaggttctgtggggcagaggggtcctgtcagcacagccagggcagagccctgccCCAAGCTGGGATTTCCCGGGTAGGGACGCGCTCACCCCTTCCCCCGGGGCTGTGACACTCCTCGGGTCCCCGCCGGACCAGCCGCCCCTTCCCGGGGGTGGTGGGGGAGCAGGGGACCCGCGCCCACCCCTGCGGGACgttctccccctgctccccctctCTCTGCCGGCTCTTGGCCCGGCCGcgagccccagccccgggggtcGAGAGCCCCTGGTCCTCCCTGGAGGGTTTCTTCGTGCGTGGGGTGGCCCCCAAACCCGCCATGGCTGGGATCCCGTCTACCCTGCCCCCCCCCAGCAACCCCAAATTAACCGTCGGGTGGGAGGGAGCGCTTTTATAGGGTGGAGGCACCTTTCCAGCCCCAATCACGCCGGAGCACTGGGAATCACTTAGACTTTACTGGGACcagctggggagcccagaactgagCCCCAGCTGGTcccagggctcagctctggcCCCTGGCGGTGTCACCCGATGTGACAAGGACCctcctgggctggcagctgccactCGGGGCACCCCAGGGCACCCACCCCTGAACCTCCATCGGGACCCCAGTTTGGGGACAGTCCCCAGCCACACGAGCTGAGAGGTCTCAGCCTCCTCTGGCACCAGCTCCAAACCCACCTCAAGGGAGCCCCGAGCGGGCGAAGCCCCCCAGGGTGCCCCAGTGCCCCCCGGCCACATCCTGTCCCCACAGGGGCCCCGCGGTGGCCCCCAGCAGCCCAAGGGTTAGGTTACGGGCGGAGGGGCTCTGTCAGAGGCGGGGGACACGCTCGGCTCCGCCGGAAGGGAGATAAGCGGGAGGTCCCCGACCCCggcaggcagagcctggcacGCGGCCATCGGGGACGGGGACACGCCACCGgatgggagctgctcctggggctcagCGCGGGGACACGGAGGAGACCCCCTGGCcatggggacacagaggggaccCCCTGAAGCGGAGGGACAAGGAGGAGACCCCCCTGCCCATGTCCTCCCCTCCCGAGGTGGGAGGACCCCCTGGGCCGTCGCCAGCCAGGAAGGGACACGCGGCCAGCGAGGGGataaacaatttattttctgcaaaaataataaattaccacccccctccaccccccGCTGCCGCGTGGACCCCAAGGACGGAGAGATGGATGGGGGTCCATGGCGGGGGGGGCCACGGGAAGGGTTCGGTGCCCGGCAGCAGCACCCGGTTCGCCCTCGGGGTCCCGTCCTGGGGGCGGTGGCACCGGGGAGGGCTCAGGGTGGCCGGGGGTGGGGGCAGTGCCGGGCTGCCTCCCGCACCAGCCGGGCCTCGCGGGGCGTCCAGGGCCGGGCGTAGCCGTCGTCCTGCAGCAGGATGCGGTTCAGGGTGTGCTCGCGGTTCACGTGGCGACGCGCCATCAGCAGGTACTCGCCGGCCTCCCGCAGCGGGGGGCACCCGCAGGTGTTGGGCACCCACAGGTACTCCCGGGACACCAGCGGGAAGCGGCGCCGGTACGGCTCCTTCACCTCCACCTCGTAGCGCGTCTCCTGCCCCACCACGCGCCGCGCCAGGATCCGGCCGTGGAATACTGCGGAGGGTGAAGATCGGGCACCCTGAGCCCCTCCGGCAGCGCCCTGAGGCGCTTCTCATCACCAAGATCACCCTAAGCCCCTTCCCATCCCTGACATCAACCCTGGCATCATTCTGCGCCCCTTTCCATTGCCTCTGGCATCACCGTGAGCACGTTCCCGTCCCCAGCACCGCCCCTGGCATCACCCTGAGCCCCTTCCCGCTCCTGCCATTCTCCCTGGCTGTGTCCTCAGCCCTGTCCAAGCCCCGGCATCCTCTTGAGCCCCTCCCGCCCCGGCGCTCACCGAAGTCGCTCTGGCAGAAGTGCCGGATGCGCTGGGAGCGTCCCTTGGGCGGGCGGCACCTCCTGCAGCGCCCTGCGGGGATAAAGCTGCAGCAATTTAGGGGGCACAGGGGACTCctgaccccccaaaccccctcatGCAACTTTGGGAGGGGGGATTGCTGGTCCAGACCCCAGAGAGGGTCACAGCAGCTCCGGAGAGTCCTGGCGAGGGCTTTTAGGGCCCTTTTTAGGGTCCCCATCTCATTCCTCCCTCTGGGCAGCCCAGGATCATCCCagcaggggtttggggggctgtggggacccCCGAGAAGGTACCTGTGGCAGCCCCGTCCTGGCTCCAGCCAGGGGGGCTTCTCAGTGGTGGCTCCGTGGCAAAAGCCCCAGGCTGtgggggcggcgcgggggccgGGGTGAGCGGGGGCTccgggggcggggggctgccggccccccggggctggggctgccgcAGGGGGCTCGTGTCACTGCGGCCGAGCTGGGGGTGCCCGCGGGGCAGCCAGAACTGGTACTCGATGCCAGGGTtgggctcctgcagcagcacctgggagggggacacgggcagggctgaggggagcGATGGGGGCCGGGGGTGGCTGTCCcgacccccgtgtcccccctgcCCTCACCATCACGTGCAGGTCCTCGTGGGTGGGTCCGGGCGCCTCCAGGCTCTCGGTGCCGTCGGGGGCCCGGCTGTAGGTCAGGAGGGTGCCCGCGGCCTCGTAGGGTCCCGGCCAGGTGATGGCCCAGTCCCCGTTGAGGACGTAGCGCCCATCACTCGCCATCAGCGCTGCGGGAGGGAGCGGCTCTGGCAAACCCAGCCCCACACggcccccgggacccccgcccgGGTCCCCACCGGAGGCCTCTCCCGGCGTGGGAGGGCAGCGTGGGCCGGGGAGCCGCGCACGGGGCTCCGGGAATCTGTGTTCCTGTAGGATCTTGGCTTCGGGCCCGAGCCGCAGCCAAACCCTGGTGTGCAAACCCACCCCCGAGCCCCCAAATGctggctgggatgggggaagCGGCTCCAGCTGCGTCAGGAAGGGGACGGGGGGATGGGGACGGAGATCCCTGTCCTGGTGCTGCAGTGGCCGGTCTGGCCCCGATCCAGCTCAGCCCTTCCCAAAACGCGCGGCCGCGGCCTCTGGAAAATTGCCCCGAGCGCTTGCGAGTTCACTGACCCCGCGATGCTCAAAACAGCATCCGAGGGAGGAGCGGCACGGCACGACATGGGACAAACATGGGACAACACGGCGTGACAcggccacccctgccctgccctgccctgccctgccctgccctcacACACAGCTGGCACCAGCCTGGGCCAGCTGGGATAGACTGGGACGGACTGGGACTGACTGGGAGGGGGGCAGTTCATGTCCTACCCAGGTAGTTGCGGCTCTTGTCCGTCACCTTGATGTGGGTGGCCCCGGCCGGGATCTTGGTCACATTCACGTATCCCAAATATCCTGGGGGGTGGGGCAGAGTCAGGGCAGAGCCTGGGCAGGGTCTGAGGGGACACCACGGGGGACGGGGCGGGAGGGGACGGGCACAGAGGGGATCTGGGTCTGGGCATTAACCCAGCTGGGCCCCACGTGCTGGGACATCAGGGACATGTGGGCACAGGGACTCTGAGTGCCCCCAGTGTCCCTGAACACCCGTGGGGACACAAGAGACCCCCCCATCCACCCCAGGAGTGACACCCTCTGCAATGAGGTAAATCCCCCCAAGTGATGGGGCTGTCCCTGCGTGTTGGGGACGGGGAGAGACTGGGGACAATGACTCTCTGGATGGGGGAGTCAGAGAAGGGATGGGACGATGAGGGACCCAGGTGATGCCTTGGGGACACGGACAGGAGGACAGGGGAGCCAAGAGCCAAAGC
Protein-coding regions in this window:
- the ADAMTSL5 gene encoding ADAMTS-like protein 5 isoform X1, which encodes MAGGGRGGGSDPRGGPHGAGCRRLWRLLLLAWLSLVGTAQDPALGTPARVPEPPAPARPRGTWGSWGPWSSCSSSCGDGVALRSRRCLRTSEEQPCSGDPRQYRLCQLQGCPSGSVPFRAMQCSLYDNRPVLGTSARYRWVPFHGAPNLCDLNCLAEGHNFYYSFGRVLDGTRCSPGSPDLCVGGRCLSVGCDGILGSGVRPDTCGHCDSGHGSCVLVHRLFQGTDPSSGYLGYVNVTKIPAGATHIKVTDKSRNYLALMASDGRYVLNGDWAITWPGPYEAAGTLLTYSRAPDGTESLEAPGPTHEDLHVMVLLQEPNPGIEYQFWLPRGHPQLGRSDTSPLRQPQPRGAGSPPPPEPPLTPAPAPPPQPGAFATEPPLRSPPGWSQDGAATGRCRRCRPPKGRSQRIRHFCQSDFVFHGRILARRVVGQETRYEVEVKEPYRRRFPLVSREYLWVPNTCGCPPLREAGEYLLMARRHVNREHTLNRILLQDDGYARPWTPREARLVREAARHCPHPRPP